In Bacteriovorax stolpii, a single genomic region encodes these proteins:
- a CDS encoding DUF2252 family protein — MRWMYVPFMFALAFIYTKLAFNDYMPKNVISRAPAAAPALTCKEMLEDFYPNQKGSFIEKRIEANKDFHSFYRAFSPVFYKYVADPDFAALYKPLEKFQGTIAGDLHIENFGFVIDDKGKVIFTLNDFDDSTEGLLYHDVLRHFVSGKIVDKDLAWKTYFEAYAKGLKGEAHMSSFYIEKGIEDVSTVTEKTLKKFISEDAPFKFIKHKTPDRPTTEEELKSLTSALKEKFPKIEIFDHYVRIKEDGGSAGLKRFQVLARVRPQDKVQWLDIKESAQSGYDKVFVKAEVNFEGRIAAFKERIYDGRLNKSIDSVSIEGHAYSLRFVDQFASGLKLEDIPADDYADIIADEAYVVGRMHRLSLQDHTEEYIKSWESINGGLIEESLINLKFKLKDLYKN; from the coding sequence ATGAGATGGATGTATGTGCCATTCATGTTCGCACTGGCCTTCATCTATACCAAGTTAGCCTTTAACGATTACATGCCAAAAAATGTTATTTCCCGAGCTCCTGCTGCAGCTCCAGCACTTACGTGCAAAGAAATGCTGGAAGATTTTTACCCGAATCAGAAAGGGTCATTCATTGAAAAACGCATTGAAGCTAACAAAGACTTCCATTCTTTCTATCGTGCTTTTTCTCCGGTTTTTTATAAGTATGTCGCTGATCCTGATTTTGCAGCTCTCTATAAGCCTTTAGAGAAATTCCAGGGAACAATTGCAGGGGATCTGCACATCGAAAACTTTGGATTTGTCATTGATGACAAAGGAAAAGTGATTTTCACCTTGAATGATTTTGATGATTCAACAGAAGGCCTTCTTTATCACGATGTTTTAAGACATTTTGTTTCTGGTAAGATTGTTGATAAAGATCTTGCTTGGAAAACGTATTTCGAAGCTTATGCAAAAGGTCTTAAGGGAGAAGCTCATATGAGCTCTTTTTATATTGAGAAAGGTATTGAAGACGTTTCAACGGTCACAGAAAAAACACTGAAGAAATTTATCAGTGAAGATGCACCTTTTAAATTTATTAAGCATAAAACACCAGATCGTCCGACAACGGAAGAAGAATTAAAATCATTAACGAGTGCACTTAAAGAAAAATTCCCCAAAATTGAGATCTTTGATCACTATGTTCGAATCAAAGAAGACGGAGGAAGTGCAGGGCTAAAGCGCTTTCAAGTTTTAGCACGTGTGAGACCTCAGGATAAAGTTCAATGGCTGGACATAAAAGAATCGGCACAGAGTGGATACGACAAGGTGTTTGTGAAGGCCGAAGTCAATTTTGAAGGGCGTATAGCCGCTTTTAAAGAACGCATTTATGACGGCAGGTTAAACAAGTCTATTGATAGTGTTTCTATCGAAGGGCATGCTTATAGTTTAAGATTTGTCGATCAATTTGCTTCAGGCTTAAAACTAGAAGACATTCCAGCGGATGATTACGCTGATATTATTGCAGATGAAGCATATGTTGTAGGAAGAATGCACAGGCTTTCTCTTCAAGATCATACTGAGGAATATATAAAAAGCTGGGAAAGCATCAATGGTGGTTTGATCGAAGAAAGCTTGATAAATTTAAAGTTCAAACTTAAAGATTTATATAAAAACTAA
- a CDS encoding cob(I)yrinic acid a,c-diamide adenosyltransferase — protein sequence MKKAAVYTRTGDKGTTGLVGGTRIKKSDPRIHLYGEVDELNSHIGMAMSLLEKDFDQTLLRKIQSSLFDLGSNLACEKEKRAQFKLPQIKDGTILKLEKEIDEMDAHLEPLKHFILPGGHPAAAAFHVCRTVCRRIERQMVDFEDAHNGEVPEKALTYINRLSDYFFMLSRFINAKKHIKEPIWIAESEG from the coding sequence ATGAAAAAAGCAGCCGTCTATACTCGCACGGGAGATAAAGGAACAACTGGATTAGTTGGAGGAACACGCATTAAAAAAAGTGATCCGCGCATTCATCTTTACGGAGAAGTAGACGAGCTGAATTCTCACATCGGAATGGCCATGTCTTTATTGGAAAAAGACTTTGATCAGACGCTATTGCGCAAAATTCAATCTTCGCTCTTTGATCTTGGAAGCAATTTAGCTTGCGAAAAAGAAAAAAGAGCGCAGTTTAAACTTCCACAGATCAAAGATGGCACAATCTTAAAACTTGAAAAAGAAATCGATGAAATGGATGCGCATCTTGAACCATTAAAGCATTTTATTTTGCCAGGCGGTCATCCCGCCGCAGCTGCTTTTCATGTCTGTCGTACAGTGTGCAGAAGAATTGAGAGACAGATGGTGGATTTTGAAGATGCCCATAATGGGGAAGTGCCAGAGAAGGCCCTTACCTATATTAACCGTTTGTCGGATTATTTCTTTATGCTCTCGCGTTTTATCAACGCCAAAAAACATATTAAAGAGCCTATTTGGATAGCTGAGAGCGAAGGCTAA
- a CDS encoding HesB/IscA family protein, with the protein MEQIITVTDKALHHIREIYQKEQKGLDTGLRLGVSGGGCSGLSYKIEFSEKKEKDNILDFGDIKILIDPKSSIYLKGVELDFKDGLNGKGFVFNNPNATNTCGCGESFSV; encoded by the coding sequence ATGGAACAAATTATTACTGTAACAGATAAAGCACTTCACCATATTCGCGAAATTTACCAAAAGGAACAAAAGGGCCTTGATACTGGACTTCGTTTAGGTGTATCTGGTGGTGGATGTTCAGGATTGTCATATAAAATCGAATTTTCTGAGAAAAAAGAAAAGGACAACATTCTCGATTTCGGTGACATCAAAATCCTGATTGACCCAAAGTCATCAATCTACCTAAAAGGTGTAGAGCTGGATTTTAAAGATGGCCTTAACGGAAAAGGCTTCGTATTCAACAACCCAAATGCAACTAACACTTGCGGTTGTGGTGAATCGTTCTCAGTCTAA
- a CDS encoding penicillin-binding transpeptidase domain-containing protein, giving the protein MKKLLVILSILMCTSANSAAPLKVNYKKIFGEREGCFIISDLTTGKILDEYNPARCKKRFSPYSTFKLAAVLMAFENNILKDENQIIKWDGVKRRRAELNQNLTPFTFMTFSAKWVTEWIMPQVGIKPIKKYLHTFQYGNEDFSGGLKNAWVSSSLKISAREELNFVSNFWNEKLGLTKRTTELTKKIIFIKNLSKNTELYGKTGTGCTVGHDCMNRPDKMFGWFVGIIKTPSKVYAVAGNASDLTDEKAPGGVRMRRATIDIVTQMGLVTE; this is encoded by the coding sequence ATGAAAAAACTCTTAGTTATACTCTCGATATTGATGTGTACTAGTGCCAACTCCGCAGCTCCCTTGAAAGTGAATTATAAAAAAATCTTTGGTGAGCGTGAGGGGTGCTTCATTATTTCTGATCTTACCACTGGTAAAATCCTGGACGAATACAACCCCGCTCGATGCAAAAAACGATTTTCCCCCTATTCAACGTTTAAATTAGCGGCTGTACTTATGGCGTTTGAAAATAACATTCTTAAGGACGAAAACCAGATTATTAAATGGGACGGAGTTAAAAGAAGACGCGCTGAACTCAATCAAAACCTGACCCCTTTTACCTTTATGACTTTTTCTGCCAAGTGGGTGACCGAATGGATCATGCCTCAAGTAGGCATCAAACCTATTAAGAAGTATTTGCACACATTCCAATACGGCAATGAGGACTTCTCCGGTGGTCTAAAAAATGCTTGGGTGTCATCGAGCCTAAAAATTTCTGCGCGTGAAGAGCTAAACTTTGTATCCAATTTTTGGAATGAGAAATTAGGTCTCACGAAACGCACAACAGAGCTGACTAAAAAAATTATTTTCATTAAAAACTTAAGCAAAAATACAGAACTCTATGGCAAAACAGGAACTGGCTGCACAGTTGGACATGACTGCATGAACAGGCCCGATAAAATGTTTGGTTGGTTTGTAGGTATCATAAAAACTCCATCTAAAGTCTATGCTGTCGCTGGAAATGCCTCTGACTTAACAGACGAAAAAGCACCTGGAGGCGTGAGAATGAGAAGGGCCACTATCGACATCGTTACCCAAATGGGACTAGTAACAGAGTAA
- a CDS encoding response regulator: MSKMLFFIDDDEDFLYVLSRVANKLDFISEIQTAKHGKAALDTLLSLREAGKRLPDTMFVDLNMPVMDGFEFLERFKKLRETYNEFKKIVPIIMLTSSHEDSDKKTALDMGIVENYVIKPAGIKNLENMLRDLVQ, from the coding sequence ATGAGTAAGATGTTGTTTTTTATAGATGACGATGAGGATTTTTTATACGTTCTCTCGAGAGTGGCAAACAAATTGGATTTTATTTCAGAAATTCAAACGGCAAAACACGGTAAGGCTGCTTTGGATACACTTTTGAGTTTAAGAGAAGCAGGTAAGCGTTTGCCAGACACCATGTTTGTCGATCTCAACATGCCAGTTATGGATGGGTTTGAGTTTTTAGAAAGATTCAAAAAGCTCAGAGAAACCTATAACGAATTTAAGAAAATTGTTCCGATCATTATGCTTACCTCATCACATGAGGATTCAGATAAAAAAACGGCCCTCGATATGGGAATTGTTGAAAACTATGTCATAAAGCCTGCTGGAATTAAAAACCTGGAGAATATGCTTAGAGATCTTGTTCAATGA
- a CDS encoding PAS domain-containing sensor histidine kinase, with the protein MKVYEAIFNCSPVAMLLVNEDSIIELANVHAGILFDYSPDELVGKNLDMLLPVQIKKAHPGLVKEYLANPISRRMGVGRNLYGVRKNGENIPVEIGLNPIQKDGKLYVMSSVIDITERLRAETRFKAAVQAAPCGMLMINQNGIIELANKKTQEIFGYEESELVGQPIEMLVPEEFKKPHPLFVKSYVANPVPRAMGIGRELFGRHKSGKFVPVEIGLQPVYASNETFVISSIVDITERKRNEEEIQEKSDEMKEFSYRTSHDLKSPLMTIGNLSDCILEDLEDHNLEHVKVNAERVKKLTVKLSKLIEDILTLTKADVMDEEKSLFSFDEYIKEVQEKYDYIIKENNVKIEGSFNQKKDFLVQKTRLTQVLDNLVSNSIKYFNKDSKDPYVRINVFNDPNKIYIQVEDNGKGIPAEKHNQVFGMFKRFDNSDIQGSGLGLYIIKKNMQKLNGHLSFESNPSGTTFYLEFKLI; encoded by the coding sequence ATGAAAGTGTATGAGGCCATATTCAACTGCAGCCCGGTAGCGATGCTTTTAGTGAATGAAGACAGCATCATTGAGCTTGCCAACGTTCATGCCGGAATCTTATTTGATTATTCGCCGGATGAATTGGTTGGAAAAAATCTCGACATGCTTCTTCCTGTGCAAATAAAAAAAGCACACCCTGGCCTGGTTAAAGAATATCTCGCCAATCCGATTTCCCGAAGAATGGGTGTTGGAAGAAATCTCTACGGTGTAAGGAAAAATGGAGAGAATATCCCGGTAGAGATTGGACTTAATCCAATTCAAAAAGACGGAAAATTGTATGTGATGAGTTCAGTGATCGATATCACAGAGAGATTAAGAGCAGAGACTCGTTTCAAGGCTGCGGTGCAGGCCGCTCCTTGTGGTATGTTAATGATCAATCAAAATGGAATCATTGAACTTGCCAATAAAAAAACCCAGGAAATTTTTGGTTACGAAGAAAGTGAGCTTGTTGGGCAGCCTATAGAAATGCTGGTTCCTGAAGAATTTAAAAAGCCACATCCTCTTTTTGTAAAAAGCTATGTAGCTAACCCGGTTCCCAGAGCAATGGGGATAGGTCGTGAATTATTTGGTCGGCATAAATCAGGCAAATTTGTTCCGGTAGAAATTGGATTACAGCCTGTTTATGCAAGCAATGAAACATTTGTGATCAGCTCAATTGTCGACATTACTGAAAGAAAAAGAAATGAAGAAGAGATTCAGGAAAAATCTGATGAAATGAAAGAATTCTCTTATCGAACTTCACATGATTTAAAATCTCCACTCATGACGATTGGCAATCTTAGTGATTGTATTCTTGAAGATCTGGAAGACCATAATTTAGAGCATGTGAAAGTAAATGCCGAAAGAGTGAAGAAGCTTACGGTTAAACTGAGTAAACTTATTGAAGACATCCTGACCTTGACTAAAGCAGATGTGATGGATGAGGAAAAAAGTCTCTTCTCTTTCGACGAGTATATTAAAGAAGTACAAGAGAAGTACGATTATATTATCAAAGAAAACAATGTGAAGATCGAAGGATCATTTAATCAAAAGAAAGATTTTTTAGTACAAAAAACACGTCTCACTCAGGTGCTTGATAATTTAGTTAGCAATTCCATTAAATATTTTAATAAAGACAGCAAAGATCCCTACGTGCGAATCAATGTCTTTAATGACCCAAATAAAATCTATATCCAGGTCGAAGACAATGGAAAAGGCATTCCGGCCGAAAAGCACAATCAAGTTTTTGGAATGTTTAAGCGCTTTGATAACAGCGATATTCAAGGAAGCGGTTTAGGACTTTATATTATCAAAAAGAACATGCAGAAACTTAACGGTCACTTAAGCTTTGAAAGTAATCCATCTGGCACGACATTTTATCTAGAATTTAAATTGATTTGA
- a CDS encoding aKG-HExxH-type peptide beta-hydroxylase, protein MKEQLFSKDFHKKLQKNVERSYLDFIEDLRIDFQKGFDTDVVDPDFLDQLNDIVHDETFDTYSPLKFYWLNLVDNLIYVIQLHEELLIEEDIDSDELTDLENELFNFWNDSELAESFLNFLNDGSPVIEVSTNLVPLLENQIVSFYVVHLSLYRQDFEDALMYQVVPELGDSEKKIYITDKHLPVKLKKTPETYPSLPLRKLDPEASKMVIEVDDKDVELKIEDAPEALTLEDSKLYVLPHCEEGEKKIDEFKKNITKALGNIKKVAPHLYTTFKSFTHTIVPVNEKGIVSYSMQSLPGYSCLNMFDRDQIDLMDDLLHENGHHYLNTYLNHVDLINEDDDKVYYSPWRKALRPIRGIYHATFTFFWAMELFANLDAAAEKKTLTFTKAERVKIKTRFLEEYFMLDYCRPDFTHAFKNKRVNKEGLALINATYERIDAYKKMVDAALKNLEALDTEAFVKISTLKKELSETRSHYKLI, encoded by the coding sequence ATGAAAGAGCAATTATTTTCCAAAGATTTCCACAAAAAATTACAGAAGAATGTTGAGAGAAGTTACCTGGACTTCATCGAAGATTTAAGAATCGATTTTCAAAAAGGTTTTGATACTGATGTTGTCGATCCGGATTTTCTCGATCAATTAAATGACATCGTCCACGATGAAACATTTGATACATACTCGCCGCTAAAATTTTACTGGTTAAACCTGGTTGATAACTTGATCTACGTTATTCAGCTGCACGAAGAACTTCTGATTGAAGAAGACATCGACAGTGACGAACTAACTGACCTGGAAAACGAACTTTTTAATTTCTGGAATGATTCAGAACTTGCTGAGAGTTTTTTAAACTTCCTAAACGATGGTTCACCGGTTATTGAAGTTTCAACTAACCTGGTTCCACTTTTAGAAAACCAGATTGTTTCTTTCTATGTTGTTCACCTGAGCCTTTACCGCCAGGATTTTGAAGACGCTCTTATGTACCAGGTTGTTCCTGAACTAGGAGACTCTGAAAAGAAGATCTACATTACAGATAAACACCTTCCGGTGAAACTAAAGAAGACTCCTGAGACTTACCCTTCACTTCCTCTGCGCAAGCTCGATCCAGAAGCCAGTAAAATGGTCATTGAAGTTGACGATAAAGATGTTGAATTAAAAATTGAAGATGCGCCTGAAGCATTAACTCTTGAAGACTCAAAACTTTATGTTCTTCCTCATTGCGAAGAAGGTGAAAAGAAAATTGATGAATTTAAAAAGAACATCACAAAGGCCCTGGGAAACATTAAAAAAGTAGCTCCACACCTTTACACAACTTTTAAGAGCTTCACTCATACTATTGTTCCTGTGAATGAAAAAGGAATTGTTAGCTACTCGATGCAATCTCTTCCTGGTTATTCATGTTTAAACATGTTTGACCGCGACCAAATCGATTTGATGGATGACCTTCTTCATGAAAACGGCCACCACTACCTGAACACTTACTTAAACCACGTTGACCTGATCAACGAAGATGACGATAAAGTTTATTATTCTCCATGGAGAAAGGCCCTTCGCCCTATCCGCGGGATTTACCACGCAACGTTCACATTCTTCTGGGCCATGGAGCTTTTTGCAAACCTGGATGCTGCTGCTGAAAAGAAAACGCTGACCTTCACAAAAGCTGAAAGAGTTAAGATCAAGACTCGCTTTTTAGAAGAGTATTTTATGCTGGACTACTGCCGTCCTGACTTCACACATGCTTTTAAAAATAAGCGCGTAAACAAAGAAGGCTTGGCACTAATCAACGCGACTTATGAGCGCATTGATGCTTATAAAAAGATGGTGGACGCCGCACTTAAAAATCTTGAGGCGCTAGACACAGAAGCTTTCGTTAAAATTTCTACGCTGAAAAAAGAATTAAGCGAGACGAGAAGCCACTATAAGTTGATTTAA
- a CDS encoding tetratricopeptide repeat protein, giving the protein MKADLSSIRFNETQIELRGYSLIEVTGADRETFFQGQVTNDLHALEIGEGQLTARLNRTGKVQSFFTIARLADKLLLLCENELVESVLADFNKFIIMDDVELKALNEKVYLHFNYYLGESDESLFRFNYAGLNTSLSTAPFAGVPFASESELEEVRFLNGYPKWKKDVDDSFFVNDSYLNEIAISYKKGCFLGQETVAKIENNRGAAYYPVILEMSSEGQLESGSDFFVEDKKAGKIQYQKNNIVVASLFRDFRVEGKQIPVIVGGQALTATVHYLPFYKKQKRLDIAEELYHAGVEEFQATNVEAAMDFMKKAIAFNPEHSDAFESIGVILGRKERYEEAIGWMDKLLKVKPTSVMAHTNKSLFLMKLGKIEEAEAEKALATVKSFSMFGEEAKIKKALDEEKKKKDADIARREGMFRQVLEIDPDDTVALYGLGDVAFYRENFKEAVTHLERVVVLDEKYSAAYLLLGKSLEASGNLERAMQVYKKGIDVASKRGDMMPANEMQSRLNQLIVASRLA; this is encoded by the coding sequence ATGAAGGCTGATCTTTCATCAATCCGTTTTAACGAAACCCAAATCGAACTTCGCGGCTACTCTTTGATTGAAGTCACAGGAGCTGACCGTGAAACTTTCTTTCAAGGCCAGGTCACTAACGACCTTCATGCTTTGGAAATCGGCGAAGGCCAGCTGACAGCAAGACTTAATCGCACGGGAAAAGTTCAGTCTTTTTTCACCATTGCTCGCTTAGCTGATAAGCTGCTACTTCTTTGTGAAAATGAATTAGTAGAATCGGTGCTGGCAGATTTTAACAAATTTATCATTATGGACGACGTTGAGCTTAAAGCGCTTAACGAGAAAGTCTATTTGCATTTTAATTACTATCTCGGCGAAAGTGATGAATCGCTTTTCCGTTTCAATTATGCAGGTCTTAATACTTCATTATCAACGGCCCCTTTTGCAGGTGTTCCATTTGCTTCAGAGTCTGAGTTGGAAGAAGTTCGTTTTTTAAACGGTTATCCAAAATGGAAAAAAGATGTCGATGACTCTTTTTTCGTGAACGATTCCTACTTAAACGAGATCGCCATCTCGTATAAAAAAGGATGTTTTTTAGGGCAGGAAACAGTCGCTAAAATCGAAAATAACCGTGGAGCCGCTTATTACCCTGTGATTTTGGAAATGAGCTCAGAAGGCCAATTAGAAAGCGGCAGCGACTTTTTTGTCGAAGATAAAAAGGCCGGAAAAATCCAGTACCAAAAAAATAATATCGTGGTCGCAAGCTTGTTTAGAGACTTCCGCGTAGAGGGAAAGCAGATTCCGGTAATTGTCGGGGGTCAAGCTTTAACGGCGACGGTCCATTACCTTCCGTTTTATAAAAAACAAAAACGTCTTGATATCGCTGAAGAGCTTTATCATGCAGGTGTAGAAGAATTCCAGGCCACAAATGTTGAAGCGGCCATGGATTTTATGAAAAAGGCGATCGCCTTTAACCCGGAACACTCAGATGCTTTTGAATCTATCGGAGTTATTCTAGGGCGCAAAGAACGTTATGAAGAAGCTATCGGCTGGATGGATAAGCTTTTAAAAGTGAAGCCCACTTCGGTTATGGCCCATACTAATAAATCACTATTCTTAATGAAGCTTGGAAAAATCGAAGAAGCTGAAGCTGAAAAGGCCCTGGCGACTGTGAAGTCTTTTTCAATGTTTGGTGAAGAGGCAAAAATCAAAAAGGCCTTGGACGAAGAAAAGAAAAAGAAAGATGCCGATATAGCAAGACGTGAAGGGATGTTTAGACAGGTTCTGGAAATTGATCCAGATGATACTGTGGCCCTTTATGGTCTGGGTGATGTGGCCTTCTATCGTGAAAATTTTAAAGAAGCCGTCACTCACTTAGAAAGAGTGGTTGTTCTTGATGAAAAATACTCAGCAGCTTATTTATTATTAGGTAAAAGTCTCGAGGCCAGTGGGAATCTAGAGCGTGCTATGCAAGTGTATAAAAAAGGCATCGATGTCGCTTCTAAAAGAGGAGACATGATGCCTGCCAATGAAATGCAATCCAGATTAAATCAACTTATAGTGGCTTCTCGTCTCGCTTAA
- a CDS encoding FHA domain-containing protein → MAVILLIKTEDGQVTELPVLNKVVMGRSSSSDYKIVDSKMSSKHCSFEVTGKGEVLFCDLGSTNGSYINNSQVHQTYVRINDVIRIGNTLIKIDDKRLSATERLAIGSTQLRNKNDKTLPALGSLRPNGTNSVDNPERPGEPKSEPPKKKTVVLGKNIKDKKRPVNHWAGSADTVIEQEESTGHTKFLKLDKDKTKKKP, encoded by the coding sequence ATGGCCGTAATTCTATTAATCAAGACCGAGGACGGGCAAGTTACAGAATTGCCAGTACTTAACAAAGTCGTGATGGGGCGCTCAAGTTCGAGTGACTATAAAATCGTTGATTCAAAAATGTCGAGCAAGCACTGCTCATTTGAAGTCACAGGCAAGGGCGAAGTTCTTTTTTGCGACCTGGGTTCAACCAATGGCTCATATATAAATAACAGCCAGGTTCACCAAACCTATGTTCGTATCAATGATGTTATCCGCATTGGAAATACACTGATCAAAATCGACGATAAAAGACTTTCTGCAACTGAAAGATTAGCTATCGGAAGTACGCAACTTAGAAATAAAAACGACAAGACTCTTCCTGCACTGGGAAGCTTGCGCCCGAACGGAACGAACTCTGTCGATAATCCAGAACGCCCAGGTGAACCAAAAAGTGAGCCACCAAAAAAGAAGACGGTTGTTCTTGGGAAAAATATCAAAGACAAGAAAAGACCAGTGAATCACTGGGCCGGCTCTGCAGACACCGTCATCGAACAGGAAGAAAGCACTGGGCACACCAAGTTTTTAAAACTCGATAAAGATAAGACGAAGAAGAAACCTTAG
- a CDS encoding aldehyde dehydrogenase family protein produces MTKYKILGNYYNGNFNLPATTGPLAVENIIKRSCPADLSLALWEAPVDYRDVDRVVESAIKGFKTWRKLSQQERNDYLKKYQAEVKKRQEEIAIAIAYETGKPLWDSKTEAASVVAKVDVTINDSLPRISNKQIDAILPKTNGHIVFKPLGPSLIIGPFNFPCHLANGQILSSLIAGNSIIFKPSEKTCYSAQLMIECFHAAGFPEGVVNLIQGDGEVARRLLKEKSVKGVFFTGSKEVGKKILDITHHDLSKLVSLELGGKNTTILHKDANQDHALQELLKSCFLSSGQRCTSTSIVAIHRSIQDEFIAKFHEMAKKIIIDHPVEFSREPFMGPLVDQGAVDAYLLFMGMAKREGIQEIMRGKQLDKTKKGHYVSPSIHLAERWNNDSMFLHSEIFGPNVTFIPYDTIEEAISIANATEYGLAAAVFTKDQAIFKQCVEEIDSGLVNFNRSTVGASAKLPFGGVKNSGNYHPAALTTIDACVYQMSCLEVLSDEPEDIKSIIGLDL; encoded by the coding sequence ATGACAAAATATAAAATTTTAGGAAACTACTACAACGGTAACTTCAATCTACCAGCAACGACTGGACCACTTGCTGTTGAAAACATCATCAAGAGATCATGCCCTGCTGATTTATCACTTGCCCTTTGGGAAGCACCGGTTGATTACCGCGACGTGGATCGCGTAGTTGAATCGGCCATCAAGGGATTTAAGACGTGGAGAAAACTCTCTCAACAAGAGCGAAACGACTACCTAAAAAAATACCAGGCAGAAGTTAAAAAAAGACAAGAAGAGATCGCTATCGCCATCGCCTACGAAACAGGAAAGCCGCTTTGGGATTCCAAAACCGAAGCCGCTTCAGTAGTAGCGAAAGTTGATGTGACAATCAACGACTCTCTTCCACGCATTTCAAACAAACAAATCGATGCCATTCTTCCAAAAACAAATGGTCACATCGTTTTTAAACCACTTGGACCAAGCTTAATCATCGGGCCGTTTAACTTCCCTTGCCACCTGGCAAACGGACAGATTTTAAGCTCACTGATTGCTGGTAACTCAATTATCTTTAAGCCAAGTGAAAAAACTTGTTACTCTGCTCAGCTAATGATCGAGTGTTTCCACGCCGCTGGTTTCCCAGAAGGTGTTGTCAACCTCATCCAGGGTGACGGAGAAGTGGCAAGACGTCTTCTCAAGGAAAAATCAGTAAAAGGAGTATTCTTCACTGGTTCAAAAGAAGTTGGGAAAAAAATCCTGGATATCACTCACCACGATCTTTCAAAGCTTGTTTCACTTGAACTAGGTGGAAAAAACACAACGATCCTTCATAAAGATGCCAACCAGGACCACGCTCTTCAGGAGCTTTTAAAATCATGTTTCCTAAGTTCTGGTCAAAGATGTACTTCGACTTCAATCGTCGCCATCCACCGAAGCATCCAGGACGAGTTCATTGCTAAATTCCACGAAATGGCGAAAAAAATTATCATTGATCACCCAGTGGAATTCTCTCGCGAACCATTTATGGGGCCACTTGTTGACCAAGGCGCGGTTGATGCTTATCTCCTATTTATGGGAATGGCAAAACGTGAAGGCATCCAGGAAATCATGCGTGGAAAACAACTCGATAAAACGAAAAAAGGTCACTACGTCAGCCCATCAATTCACCTTGCAGAAAGGTGGAACAACGACAGTATGTTCCTTCATAGCGAGATTTTTGGGCCAAACGTTACATTTATTCCATACGACACAATTGAAGAAGCTATCTCTATCGCCAACGCTACTGAATATGGTCTAGCAGCAGCTGTTTTCACAAAAGATCAGGCGATCTTTAAACAATGTGTGGAAGAAATTGATTCTGGACTTGTTAACTTCAACCGCTCAACGGTTGGTGCTTCAGCGAAGCTTCCATTCGGCGGGGTAAAAAACTCTGGGAACTACCACCCGGCAGCTCTTACGACGATTGATGCCTGCGTGTATCAGATGTCTTGCTTAGAAGTATTATCGGATGAGCCGGAAGATATTAAATCGATTATTGGATTAGACCTTTAG